aacataaaaaataataaatttaaaaatatctaattattataaaaaatattactaccACAATTCACCCACGCCTAAAAGATGGAACTCCAATGCCCATCAATAATTAAGCTTATTACTAATCATGTAGGGATTTATTATGGATCTCTAACTTCTTTTAAAAATTACAGGATTTATTTTCTTGTATGTCTTGGGATATGTTTACCTGAAGGGAATGTAAATTATGCAAGGATTATTGGAAataacaaaataataatttttttttttccatttactTAGTTCCTTGGGTTTGTGGCTTGATAAATTTCAGTGGTCTGTtactttactaattttttttctttttttaaaatttatttggatgGTTGGACCCAAAATCCTATAAGCTTCATGAtcccatcataaaaaatattggattataaatagatcagatcctatatttataaatatctaAGATCATTTTTAAGTGGATTAATTCGGATCCCATAGGAAAGAAAAAATGATcttaaattatttcttttctctATGAGATTCAAATCAGTCTATTCAAAAAGTGATTCTCCATACTTGTAAACAAATGACCTAACCCGCTTATAATCTACTATTTTTATGCTTGAGCCATGAATCTCATAGAATTTGGATCCaaccatccaaacaggcccttaatTAGTAGGCatgatttttttctaattttaactATATATGCAAATTAAATTTACCGAAGGTGACTAGATTGTTATATatagaaaaatactaaaataacacCCACACGTATAGATAATGCTGAAATATCCCTATATAATTTGTTTCTGTTGGCACTGGTTTAGCACTTCTAAAGAGCACATATAATTATGCTAATACCATTACCCAATTCAAAAATGTGGTTGCAACCATGGTTTTTGATAGGTTTGCTTTGAAAGCAAAGCTTGACTAGCCAGCAATAAGAGATCCAAGAACTAAGAACACTTCCAACTGCACCATCCCTTGCAGCAACAAGATCTTTGCTGAATGCTGAGTTCCACATTCTGTAGCAAATTCAGAGATGACCATCACAAAATATACAGTAGCTATGATATCACAGGATCCAATTTACATACACACCATATATACGCCAATGTACTAAAAATAAGCAGAAAAACTGCATCATGATTAACTAAACCATATTTGCTACCCATAACAGAGTAATAGCTCACCAAGCAGGTGGTAGGTTCATCTGCATAGAATGGGCACATCCAACCAAGTTGCTGATTTAGATCAGGCATGAATAAAAGACATTGAAATGCAAAATATAGTATCAGCTTTTTGAAGCTGTTCCATTGTACAACATGTATCCAGAATGCCAAGCAACTCTGTTTATATCAATCATTTTTAAACTACAAGCTTCTAAATCAGCATCAAAATTGACGATACAACATGCGTAACTACAAGAAATTACTTATTTCCAGAAAACAAGAATTCACTCAATTCACTGCTGAATTGAAAAATTAGGGATGAAAAAGAAGCAACATAACACCTTACAATGCAGCAGAACAAATGGAACATTCTGGCCAACATTACAGTATAATTAGACATATTCCATTTCCAGCTGGTAAAACATCTTTGCATCTGAATATGCTAGAAAACTTCAGAGCATCTCCAGCTGCACCTGAAAATCTACTCAGCACTTTCAGTCCATCTCCCAGATGACACCACCATCCTCTGCATTTCAATATAGTTTGGCTCAGACAAACTTGCAATAAtacaaggattaaaaaaaaagaaaaacaacccTGAGACTATAGATATATTTATGCCTAATTAGTTAGTTGTACCTAATATCCTCTTCTTATAAATGTCACATGCATCAAAAAAACATACTGACAACAGTAATTGATTAGAACAATAATCTTCCATGGTAGCCCATGAACTTCCACTCCCCCACCAGAACTGCAGGCAACCCATCCATGGACCGCCCTCCAACCAATAATATACCGGTTGGAAGTAATTCAGCATTCTAATTATGGAAAGTAAACAACTAAGCATACATTCTACACATTTCCAAGGGGCACATCAGCTGGAATGTTTACCTTCTAGGCTGATGGCTTATAGCCAGTGGCTGATGACAGACTGTGCAGGCCATTTAGGATGAGTTGcacctaataaaaattattaaatatttaatgCACCTTAAAAGCAATTAGAATGCACCTTGATCTTTTTGTTTATCCAACCTCCATTAGCATCCGGCGCCAACTCCAGCAGCACAGATGGCACTATAGATGGCAATAGCAGAAGGTAATGACCGCCAAGGAAGAAAAATAGTAGTCAGGACTTGGTCTTATCTTCGAAGCCGCTTTTTTGTGATTGTCCCAGCTGGTTCACTAGTTGCAGCACCACCCACTGTCTTCCAATTCATGTTCTTCAGTATGTCTTTAGAGTCTTTGGTTCCCGTGGCACCCTGTATGATCTAAATTAAGACTACTGCTAGAtacacaaaaaaataaattggttaagttatgaaagaaaaaaacaatattttttaagattgacAATCTTGAATGAATTATGAAAGAATTGGGATTAAATTGAACTTCAGAAATCTAGTTATACCAGGAAAACGAAACAGAACAAAAAATTCTAAAACATAAGTGCACAACTTGCTTGTTAAATCTAATAATGAAGGGATGATCTGGGGTATTGTCACAATTGGTAGGCTATAAAAACGGCAGAAAGGGTGAGAACTTATGTTTCTGGTGTGTATACATAGTCACAGAtcactaaaatttaaaataaatacctAGGAAACTCACTAAATTTTTGCTGACTTATAGCAACAGATGGATTAGCCACTCTTTGATCCATTGTAAGTTGATTACTGGATTACATACCATGACGAATATtacaaagagaaaagaggaagaatacAAAAGTATTCTACTGTATAGCTCTCCAATTTATCACTTTAGGCATCTACGACACCCAAATACAATTTACAAAGGATGTAAAAGACGATATTTAAAACCAATGAtacaaaataaaagatatttaattttacaATATTTAAAACTTAAACCTATAAACTGGTaggcagaaaagaaaaaaaaagtttgaaaataATTGACTTCAGTTGAGTAATATTTTACGGCCTCATCATCCGCGACATGCACAATGTAACAATTTCAAGGAAAGAATTACAATACTAgcggaagaaaaaaggaaaaaaaattaatgcGGTCATAATGTTATCTAAAACAGTAATAAGATTGTCACAAACTGGGTGGCAACTTAAAACTTAACAAGAAAATGCTAAATAATTTTCTTCATGCAATACTTAAGATAGAACTCTGACGACCATTTAGTGGCATATAGGCACAGTAAGGTTATCACTGAAGGCGGGcaatcctctttttttttaaaaaaaaaaacatagaaaTCTAAGTTTTACCATGTAAAGAAAACGAGATATTTTTACCATCATCTAATTTTTCAACCAAAACATTTTTTAGCATACAAAATTTATGAAAACGCCTCTCGATGGACTCTATCCAATGGAAGAATCAAAGGAGGAATTttattagggtttagggttttcacacacagaagagagagagagagagagagagagagttacttTCTATTGCTAAATTCTTTATATTGCTAGATTTCTATCCCCTAGAAAGCAGGGAAAGCGCCGAAGCCACTAAAGAACATTACCTCACTCCCTTCTCCCTATCGCTTCCCCACGAATCGAAATAGACGGCGAGAGAAGAATCCCCTTTCCCTAATAATCGCGCGGGGTTTCAATTAGAAAGGAGGTGGTGCGTGCAAGCGGGTCCACGAGTGGCTAGCTGATTTTTGCCACGTGCCGAATTATTATTGGCTATGTTCTATGGTAAATATTTTTAGGCACGAGGTGGCCTCACCCCCCGGGTTTCCCATTCCTCGGATCTCTCCGTCTAGCGTCGCCGTCTCCACCCGATCCCCCCACGATGTTCTCGCAGGTGGCCCGCCTCGCGGCCAAGCGCCTCCTCGAGGTCCGGCGATCTCTCCGGCCTGCTCCACCGGTAGGTTTTCTCCTCCGATTCCCCTTCGAATCCAACTATGTATGCTTCAATTTCAGTCTATTCGTTGATCTTGTTCGATCTTTCTGTCTGTTACTGGCTTCTCTTCCAGGTCGTCTTCGCCGCCGCCACCGCCACCGCCGCCACTCTAGATCCTTCTCGACCGCCTTAAACTACGTGAGTTCTCGGTAGATTTGGCTCTCCCTCAGCGTTGATTTGTCGGATTTGGTTTCAACTTACCAACTTTCCAACCTCTGCGGTTCTTTTTGTTATTTCTCAGCATATGGATAGTCCGGATAACAATCCTGACATGCTATGGAAATTCACGGAAGCAAATATGGAAAGGGTATGTGATTTCATTTTTATTCGTTCGCATTTGTTTTTCTTGCCAACTGTGAGAATTTTTGGACATTTGATGTGCTTCCGGGATAGATTTGAAATCTGAGCACTTTGTTTTTTGTTATCTTaatcttttctttatcatttGTTGGGTTTTGGAGTTGTAACTAAGTTAGCGGCATGTTTGGAGATGTCATGGTACCTTAATAATGATTGCTGAATTGATCGTAGATTGATGAATTGATTTATTTGTTCTAGAATTGGTTGGTTTGATTTATTCAATGCCCTAGCATTGGCTGAAAGCTAGTACCGGTCATCTCCATGTGAGGATTGAGGAAACGGCTCTGATGCTGTATTATCTTCTTAAGctattcttgcataagatgtTTCTTNNNNNNNNNNNNNNNNNNNNNNNNNNNNNNNNNNNNNNNNNNNNNNNNNNNNNNNNNNNNNNNNNNNNNNNNNNNNNNNNNNNNNNNNNNNNNNNNNNNNggcagaaaaagagccgttagagcatttaagggagcataaaggcaattaaaacgggcaaaaaactaccgttgcggacaatttccgtcgcaggggtcgactcatgagtcgactcatgcttcagagtCGACtctgagtcgacttctgttgcaacagccagaaaatgtttgatttctggattttttgacccaaaccagcagaggtcgaccatgagtcgactcatgccttgtgggtcgactcatgagtcgacccacaggtcgtgccaagccaaaaaaccagcatgccaagggaaattttgtgtgccaatcagctcattgtgccatgagttgactcatgagtcgactcatgcacttcaaacatcataacttcaaaaatatagttcaaaaataatgaaattttcaccaatagattataaatcatttgttctaccaaatgatactatcaaatcaggattttagtaaattatgattttatctctgaagagcataaagactttttcaatttaaaaatatttgtatcccttcaatctgctttgtaatcatcaaaatcaatctaggagcaacaatctcccctttttgatgatgacaaaatacttgaacaaaagtatttatgtgaatgcattatagatttatatgcttgaaaagagtatgattcttttggcatgtgatataaatgatcatatgcaagaatagtttgcccatttgcttaaagatttgaagatatgctcattggattatgtgattttggtgatagagcagaaaacttatttttgttatcagatcaagctgtattttaaaaatttgctcattctcatttgattttagttttagcatcagagcaaaaaataattatgtgctttaattgcttttgatacaaaaaataattatgtgtgccaaaacatgtttaagagttgatttggaaagtgaattagatcattttgagtttaagatgtatcagaacaagagaaaaataaattttgcaatgtatcagagcaagaaaaacaattttacaatgttatcagaaaaaaattttacaatatatcagagcaagttaaaaattttaagatgtatc
Above is a genomic segment from Elaeis guineensis isolate ETL-2024a chromosome 1, EG11, whole genome shotgun sequence containing:
- the LOC140854870 gene encoding uncharacterized protein, producing MVNIFRHEVASPPGFPIPRISPSSVAVSTRSPHDVLAGGPPRGQAPPRGPAISPACSTGRLRRRHRHRRHSRSFSTALNYHMDSPDNNPDMLWKFTEANMERVCDFIFIRSHLFFLPTVRIFGHLMCFRDRFEI